The following are from one region of the Gossypium hirsutum isolate 1008001.06 chromosome D03, Gossypium_hirsutum_v2.1, whole genome shotgun sequence genome:
- the LOC107927025 gene encoding protein CHUP1, chloroplastic has protein sequence MPREDDETELHHSVGVTGGLKKQLEAAVAANETLMKENQELKQEVGRLKAQISSLKAHDNERKSLLWKKLHSNPDDRNTGSSGFVDSENGYPKPSFHELAMRKDRQLEAPKPPPPSSRSHQKEVNENKAKTPALAPAPPPLPTKLLAGSRSVRRVPEVGELYRSLTRKDANMENKSNMTTTPLLAFTRNMIGEIENRSTYVSAIKSDVEKQKEFINFLISKVQSATFKDITDVEGFVKWLDGELSSLVDERAVLKHFPHWPERKADAMREAAFSYRDLKNLEAEVTSFKVNPKESFNSELKKMQALQDRLEQSVNNIERVRESSGKRYRELQIPWEWMLDTGFIGQMKFSSLKLAQEYMKRTAKELQSNECSQVNNLLLQGVRFAYRVHQFAGGFDADTIRAFEDLKKTSNISNPKQ, from the exons ATGCCACGCGAAGACGATGAAACGGAGCTCCACCACTCGGTCGGCGTCACCGGGGGTCTCAAGAAACAATTGGAGGCTGCTGTGGCTGCAAATGAGACATTGATGAAGGAAAACCAGGAACTAAAACAAGAGGTGGGTCGTTTGAAAGCACAAATCAGTTCTCTTAAGGCACATGACAATGAGAGGAAATCATTgctttggaagaagttgcataGTAACCCTGACGACCGCAATACGGGATCGTCGGGTTTTGTGGATTCAGAAAATGGATACCCGAAGCCGAGTTTTCACGAGTTGGCTATGAGGAAAGATAGGCAATTGGAAGCACCAAAACCACCACCACCATCATCAAGGTCTCATCAAAAGGAAGTGAATGAAAACAAAGCTAAAACCCCGGCACTGGCACCGGCACCACCACCATTGCCAACGAAGTTGTTAGCTGGTTCGAGATCGGTCCGGCGCGTACCCGAAGTCGGGGAGCTTTACCGTTCTCTAACGAGGAAAGATGCCAACATGGAAAACAAAAGCAACATGACAACAACCCCATTGCTTGCATTCACTAGGAACATGATTGGCGAAATCGAAAACCGATCAACATATGTTTCAGCT ATCAAATCCGACGTGGAGAAACAAAAGGAGTTCATAAATTTCTTAATCTCAAAGGTCCAATCTGCAACGTTCAAAGACATAACAGATGTGGAAGGATTTGTGAAATGGTTAGATGGAGAGCTATCATCCCTTGTTGATGAAAGGGCCGTTCTGAAGCATTTCCCACATTGGCCGGAGAGAAAAGCCGACGCCATGAGAGAAGCTGCTTTTAGCTACAGAGACTTGAAGAACCTTGAAGCTGAAGTGACGTCGTTTAAGGTCAATCCCAAAGAGTCTTTTAATTCAGAGCTTAAAAAGATGCAAGCATTGCAAGACAG GTTGGAACAAAGTGTGAATAACATAGAAAGGGTAAGAGAAAGCAGTGGGAAAAGATACAGAGAATTGCAGATCCCATGGGAATGGATGTTGGATACAGGTTTTATTGGTCAG ATGAAATTCAGCTCATTGAAGCTAGCCCAAGAATACATGAAAAGGACAGCTAAAGAACTGCAATCCAATGAATGCTCTCAAGTAAACAATCTCTTGCTTCAAGGAGTTCGATTTGCATACAGAGTTCACCAG TTCGCAGGTGGGTTTGATGCAGACACCATTCGAGCATTCGAAGATTTAAAGAAGACCAGCAACATTAGTAACCCTAAACAATAG